One stretch of Natronobacterium gregoryi SP2 DNA includes these proteins:
- a CDS encoding formyltransferase family protein yields the protein MSAANPTTVGVLTEAFLYEWQVRAIERLREQPGVELSLVVQNAANTDDEDESWNSKDRLTLADVREFVGVSRKERAWTFVLAERTLGRLLGDEQPLWHRHSVENVDALADIDRIECTPVTADGWNELPDDAVDELAERCDIVVRFGFGLVRGDVLTAPEHGVVSFHPADIREYRGLGPPAIFHDGQARAGSTLQRLDESIDGGEIVAYEEVSLEDCYTLWDVFDRLATVQIRLLAEGVGRFEEPTFEPESVPDHRLGDFYYRKQRRSLPFATRVLAKNVAGRVRKRLERHETAGERPSPDSRPETEPRIDARE from the coding sequence ATGTCCGCTGCCAATCCAACGACGGTCGGCGTCCTGACGGAGGCGTTTCTCTACGAGTGGCAGGTCCGCGCGATAGAGCGATTGCGCGAGCAGCCAGGGGTCGAACTCTCGCTGGTCGTCCAAAACGCCGCCAATACCGACGACGAGGACGAGTCGTGGAACTCGAAAGACCGGCTCACGCTCGCGGACGTCCGCGAGTTCGTCGGCGTCTCCCGGAAGGAACGCGCCTGGACGTTCGTCCTCGCGGAGCGAACCCTCGGCAGACTGCTCGGCGACGAACAGCCACTGTGGCACCGCCATTCGGTCGAGAACGTCGACGCGCTCGCCGACATCGACCGGATCGAGTGTACGCCCGTGACCGCCGACGGCTGGAACGAACTTCCCGACGACGCCGTCGACGAACTCGCCGAGCGGTGTGACATCGTCGTTCGCTTCGGCTTCGGCCTCGTTCGTGGTGACGTCCTAACTGCCCCGGAACACGGCGTCGTCAGTTTCCATCCTGCGGACATCCGCGAGTATCGCGGACTTGGGCCGCCGGCGATCTTCCACGACGGGCAGGCTCGAGCCGGCTCGACGCTCCAGCGGCTAGACGAGTCGATCGACGGCGGCGAAATCGTCGCCTACGAGGAGGTGTCACTCGAGGACTGTTACACGCTCTGGGACGTGTTCGACCGCCTCGCGACGGTTCAGATCCGACTCCTGGCCGAGGGAGTCGGCAGATTCGAGGAGCCGACGTTCGAACCCGAGTCAGTCCCGGACCACCGCCTCGGTGACTTCTACTACCGCAAACAACGACGGTCACTGCCGTTCGCGACGCGGGTCCTCGCGAAGAACGTCGCGGGACGGGTTCGGAAGCGACTCGAGCGACACGAAACGGCGGGCGAGCGACCCAGTCCGGATAGTCGGCCGGAGACGGAGCCGCGAATCGACGCGAGGGAGTGA
- a CDS encoding site-2 protease family protein produces the protein MDYGFVAAVSLPELFGSELLTWAVVGLAIYWAGIIALRKADLLPEFVGAQGPILTFHTTRGREFLDWLSGPKRFWRAWANVGIGISLVVMVTMFGFLLLAAVSALSAPQPTEVQQPQNVLVIPGVNDFLPLSATPGLVFGLLVGLVVHEGGHGLLCRVEDIDIESMGIAMLAIIPFGAFVEPDQKSSKEASRGGQTRMFAAGVTNNFAITLVAFALLFGPIAGSIAVAPGAAVGGVEPGTPADDAGIEPSDRITAVEGVSIDDNEELADQIEATDTDRITVELNGERPVDVDRSLLVSAAVDTDAIDLERGDVIAAVDGQEVATEGELIEAVGEDDVATLAVDAGDGELEREVPIGALVEVADGGPLDDAGAPTGQLIITAFDGERVHSEAELNDRLATTDPGDEASIAGYLEGDRVEYDVTLGDRSQVTGGGTVGFHAAQGVSGFSAEPLGVQLYPAEEYLAVLGGDGESSFGAFADSFLGKIGIAILLPIIGVFGTLPFNFAGFTSGIENFYQVQGSFAAVGDSTVFVLANLLFWTGWINVQLGFFNCIPAFPLDGGHILRTSTEAVVSRLPIEGTRRMVRLVTTSVGLTMLFSFLAMLFAPPLLAG, from the coding sequence ATGGATTACGGTTTCGTTGCTGCCGTCTCACTGCCCGAACTCTTCGGTTCGGAGCTGTTGACGTGGGCCGTCGTTGGCCTGGCAATCTACTGGGCGGGGATCATCGCACTCAGGAAAGCCGACCTCCTCCCCGAGTTCGTCGGTGCGCAGGGGCCGATACTGACGTTCCATACGACGCGAGGCAGAGAGTTTCTGGACTGGCTTTCCGGCCCGAAGCGGTTCTGGCGGGCCTGGGCGAACGTCGGTATCGGCATCTCGCTGGTCGTGATGGTCACGATGTTCGGATTCCTCCTGCTGGCGGCCGTCAGCGCGCTCTCTGCGCCACAGCCGACGGAAGTTCAGCAGCCACAGAACGTCCTCGTCATTCCAGGGGTCAACGACTTCTTGCCGCTGTCGGCCACGCCAGGGCTCGTCTTCGGACTCCTCGTCGGACTGGTCGTCCACGAGGGCGGGCACGGCCTGCTCTGTCGCGTCGAAGACATCGACATCGAGTCGATGGGAATCGCGATGCTCGCGATCATCCCCTTCGGTGCGTTCGTCGAACCCGACCAGAAAAGCAGCAAGGAAGCCTCGAGAGGCGGCCAGACTCGGATGTTCGCTGCCGGCGTCACGAACAACTTCGCGATCACGCTCGTGGCTTTCGCCTTGCTTTTCGGTCCGATTGCGGGATCGATCGCCGTCGCTCCCGGCGCTGCCGTCGGCGGCGTCGAACCGGGAACGCCCGCAGACGATGCGGGTATCGAACCCAGCGACCGCATCACCGCGGTCGAGGGAGTCTCGATCGACGACAACGAAGAACTCGCCGATCAGATCGAAGCGACCGACACCGACCGAATCACTGTCGAGTTGAACGGCGAACGGCCGGTCGACGTCGACCGATCGTTACTCGTCAGTGCAGCCGTCGACACCGACGCGATCGACCTCGAGCGCGGCGACGTAATCGCCGCGGTCGACGGCCAGGAGGTCGCGACCGAGGGCGAATTGATCGAGGCCGTCGGCGAGGACGACGTTGCGACGCTCGCAGTCGACGCGGGTGACGGCGAACTCGAGCGCGAGGTACCGATCGGTGCACTCGTCGAGGTCGCCGACGGTGGACCGCTGGACGACGCCGGCGCGCCGACCGGCCAACTCATCATCACGGCGTTCGACGGGGAGCGAGTTCACTCGGAAGCCGAACTGAACGATCGGCTCGCGACGACCGATCCCGGTGACGAGGCTTCGATAGCGGGCTATCTCGAGGGTGACCGCGTCGAGTACGACGTGACGCTCGGTGATCGGAGTCAGGTGACCGGTGGTGGCACTGTCGGCTTCCACGCTGCCCAGGGCGTCTCGGGTTTCTCGGCGGAGCCACTCGGCGTCCAGTTGTATCCGGCCGAGGAGTATCTGGCGGTGCTCGGTGGTGACGGTGAGAGTAGCTTCGGTGCGTTCGCCGACAGCTTCCTCGGCAAGATCGGTATCGCCATACTGTTGCCGATTATCGGAGTCTTCGGCACGCTTCCGTTCAACTTCGCGGGCTTTACGAGCGGTATCGAGAACTTCTACCAGGTCCAGGGGTCGTTCGCCGCTGTCGGCGATTCGACGGTGTTCGTCCTCGCTAATCTGTTGTTCTGGACCGGCTGGATCAACGTCCAGCTTGGCTTTTTCAACTGTATTCCGGCGTTCCCGCTGGATGGCGGTCACATCCTCCGGACCAGCACGGAGGCAGTCGTTTCGCGGCTTCCGATCGAGGGTACCCGCCGGATGGTCCGGCTGGTGACGACCTCTGTTGGACTCACTATGTTGTTCAGTTTCCTCGCAATGCTGTTTGCACCCCCACTGCTCGCTGGCTAA
- the lysS gene encoding lysine--tRNA ligase, giving the protein MTDDTMPSDGTETAISPYTLQRDDIESQHAFWADTVADCIESRDPDEPIVVKGGISPSGVPHLGNVNEIMRGYFVAEALRERGYEVRQVFTADDRDPLRGLPRTLCDLEGNLVDLGEVDAGALGRNLGAPYTDIPDPFGCCDSYGDHFSKIIVDSADAVDVPIDLISNTELYENGELEDVTRFVLEHRDRAREVLSEYQDKVDEDYVPFNPLCKECGKITETVTSVDLEGDEPTVDYECTDMDAGDQTIDGCGHEGTATLREGKMPWRFEWPAQWRELGVDFEPFGKDHAEGSWPSGEDVSRNVFETEPPVPMVYEWFTLDGEPFSSSAGNVILVSDVLELLEPEVLRYFFAKDPSRARDFSIERLDQLVDEFDRLERIYFDEIEADEDEEAFAERVYPLLVDEPRKERIRLPYTFAAVLGMTDDPDLREEIARREGHIPEDAPEWAVEGALARVGRARNWARRTANEFDYELKRTEIPAHDFDEATETALEELADFVAADEDVDSEELQGEIYETAKRHDVDVSEFFAAGYRLFFDEDQGPKLGPFLAKVDREFVVARLRRER; this is encoded by the coding sequence ATGACCGACGACACCATGCCAAGCGACGGAACGGAGACAGCGATTAGCCCGTACACCCTACAGCGCGACGATATCGAAAGCCAACACGCGTTCTGGGCAGATACAGTCGCTGACTGCATCGAATCTCGAGATCCCGACGAACCGATCGTCGTCAAGGGCGGTATCTCACCCTCTGGCGTCCCCCATCTCGGCAACGTCAACGAGATCATGCGTGGCTACTTCGTCGCCGAGGCACTGCGAGAACGCGGCTACGAGGTCCGGCAGGTGTTCACCGCCGACGACCGCGACCCGCTTCGTGGGCTCCCGCGGACCCTCTGTGACCTCGAGGGGAACCTCGTCGATCTGGGCGAGGTCGACGCTGGCGCACTCGGGCGGAACCTGGGTGCTCCATACACCGACATTCCGGACCCGTTCGGCTGCTGTGACTCCTACGGCGACCACTTCTCGAAAATCATCGTCGACAGCGCCGACGCCGTCGACGTCCCGATCGACCTGATCTCGAACACCGAACTCTACGAGAACGGCGAGCTAGAGGACGTGACCCGGTTCGTCCTCGAGCACCGTGACCGCGCCCGCGAGGTCCTCTCCGAGTACCAGGACAAGGTCGACGAGGACTACGTCCCGTTCAACCCGCTTTGCAAAGAGTGTGGGAAGATCACCGAGACGGTGACGAGCGTCGACCTCGAGGGCGACGAGCCGACGGTCGACTACGAGTGTACCGACATGGACGCAGGCGATCAGACGATCGACGGCTGTGGCCACGAGGGGACCGCCACCCTCCGCGAGGGCAAGATGCCCTGGCGGTTCGAGTGGCCAGCCCAGTGGAGAGAACTCGGCGTCGACTTCGAGCCGTTCGGCAAAGACCACGCCGAGGGCTCCTGGCCCAGCGGCGAGGATGTCTCACGAAACGTCTTCGAGACCGAACCACCCGTGCCGATGGTCTACGAGTGGTTCACCCTCGATGGCGAGCCGTTCTCCTCGTCTGCGGGTAACGTCATCCTCGTCTCGGACGTCCTCGAGTTGCTCGAACCCGAAGTGCTGCGGTACTTCTTCGCGAAAGATCCCTCGAGAGCGCGGGACTTCAGCATCGAACGTCTCGATCAGTTGGTCGACGAGTTCGATCGACTCGAGCGGATCTACTTCGACGAGATCGAAGCCGACGAGGACGAGGAGGCCTTCGCCGAACGGGTTTATCCGCTGCTCGTGGACGAACCCCGTAAAGAGCGGATTCGTCTCCCATACACTTTCGCTGCCGTGCTCGGCATGACCGACGATCCCGACCTCCGTGAAGAGATCGCTCGCCGCGAAGGACACATCCCCGAGGATGCACCCGAGTGGGCCGTCGAAGGCGCACTCGCCCGCGTCGGACGCGCACGCAACTGGGCCCGCCGAACGGCAAACGAGTTCGACTACGAACTCAAACGGACCGAGATCCCTGCCCACGACTTCGACGAGGCAACCGAGACGGCACTCGAGGAGTTGGCAGACTTCGTCGCGGCCGACGAAGACGTCGACTCCGAGGAGCTTCAGGGCGAAATCTACGAAACGGCAAAGCGCCACGATGTCGACGTCAGCGAGTTCTTTGCGGCCGGCTATCGCCTGTTTTTCGACGAGGATCAGGGGCCGAAGCTCGGTCCGTTCCTCGCGAAGGTCGACCGGGAGTTCGTCGTCGCTCGACTGCGACGCGAACGGTAA
- the pyrH gene encoding UMP kinase: MKVVVSIGGSVLVPEPGADRVAEHAAVIEGLVEGGCRVGTVVGGGGVAREYIGAARELGANEIELDQLGIDVTRLNARLLIAALGGDAVTAPAKDYDEAGEALRRGDVSVMGGVAPAQTTDAVGAALAEYIDADLLVYATSVPGVYSDDPNEADDATKYDDLSASELVDVIADLEMTAGASAPVDLLAAKIIERSGMRTIVLDGTDPDRIARAVRHGDHEGTDVIPDGVGEEPTYWAGDEDGRE; this comes from the coding sequence ATGAAAGTGGTCGTTTCTATCGGCGGGAGCGTGCTCGTGCCCGAGCCGGGTGCGGATCGGGTGGCCGAACACGCTGCCGTCATCGAGGGCCTCGTCGAGGGTGGTTGTCGGGTCGGCACCGTCGTCGGTGGGGGCGGCGTCGCGCGTGAATACATCGGAGCAGCCCGAGAGCTGGGTGCAAACGAGATCGAACTCGATCAGTTGGGGATCGACGTCACGCGGCTCAACGCCCGCCTGCTCATCGCAGCACTGGGCGGGGACGCCGTCACTGCTCCCGCAAAAGACTACGACGAGGCCGGCGAGGCGCTTCGCCGGGGCGACGTTTCGGTCATGGGCGGCGTCGCACCTGCACAGACGACCGACGCCGTCGGTGCTGCCCTCGCAGAGTACATCGACGCCGACCTGCTGGTCTACGCGACGAGCGTTCCCGGCGTCTACAGTGACGATCCCAACGAAGCCGACGACGCGACCAAGTACGACGACCTTTCGGCGAGTGAATTGGTCGACGTCATCGCCGATCTCGAGATGACCGCCGGCGCGTCCGCACCCGTCGACCTGCTCGCGGCGAAGATCATCGAGCGTTCGGGGATGCGAACGATCGTCCTCGACGGTACCGACCCCGACCGGATCGCCCGTGCGGTTCGTCACGGCGATCACGAGGGAACCGACGTAATCCCGGACGGCGTCGGCGAGGAACCGACTTACTGGGCCGGAGACGAAGACGGACGCGAGTAA
- a CDS encoding molybdopterin synthase, protein MHVLGVTDRGATDDAVERVVDRVVDRLSRNGRVGVVRYDATIADGTHASRPHEPIALGGDVTYDLGADGDWTATGTGMTVGDALDRLAIDCDYAIVVGISELQHPTIAVGTDAATLEPDGDSLLAAVESPGELAADDVDADLVDALEATEPYETLEALVERVKRSPKADRSGAVATFTGRVRAKESEDDARTEYLEFEKYEGVADERLATIETELEEREGVLEVELYHRTGVVEDGEDIVFVVVLAGHREEAFRTVEDGINRLKDEVPLFKKEVTVEDEFWVHDRP, encoded by the coding sequence ATGCACGTACTCGGTGTCACCGACCGTGGCGCAACCGACGACGCCGTCGAGCGAGTCGTCGATCGGGTCGTCGACAGGCTCTCACGGAACGGACGCGTCGGGGTCGTCAGATACGACGCAACGATCGCCGACGGAACCCACGCCTCTCGGCCCCACGAGCCGATCGCCCTCGGCGGTGACGTCACCTACGATCTCGGTGCCGACGGCGACTGGACGGCGACGGGCACGGGGATGACCGTCGGCGACGCGCTCGACCGACTCGCGATCGACTGCGACTACGCGATCGTCGTCGGCATCTCGGAGTTACAGCATCCCACGATCGCCGTCGGAACGGACGCTGCTACGCTCGAGCCCGACGGCGACTCGCTGCTTGCAGCCGTCGAATCACCCGGCGAACTCGCAGCCGACGATGTCGACGCAGACCTCGTCGACGCTCTCGAGGCGACCGAACCCTACGAAACCCTCGAGGCGCTCGTCGAACGCGTCAAACGCTCGCCGAAAGCCGACCGGTCGGGCGCGGTTGCGACCTTTACCGGCCGCGTTCGGGCGAAAGAGAGCGAAGACGACGCCCGCACGGAGTATCTCGAGTTCGAGAAGTACGAGGGCGTCGCCGACGAGCGACTGGCGACCATCGAGACGGAACTCGAGGAGCGCGAGGGCGTTCTCGAGGTCGAACTCTACCACCGAACCGGCGTCGTCGAGGACGGCGAGGACATCGTCTTCGTCGTCGTGCTTGCGGGACACCGGGAAGAGGCGTTCAGAACCGTCGAAGACGGTATCAACCGGCTGAAAGACGAGGTCCCGCTGTTCAAGAAAGAAGTGACTGTCGAGGACGAGTTCTGGGTGCACGACCGGCCCTGA
- a CDS encoding DUF7123 family protein — translation MSTTSQPSTETKERRLKRYLRERVEDGEMYFKGKFISDDVDLSPKEIGALMVKLSDSASDLEIEKWSYTSATTWRVEPA, via the coding sequence ATGAGTACGACATCACAACCCTCCACGGAAACCAAGGAACGCCGCCTGAAACGCTATCTGCGTGAACGCGTCGAAGACGGAGAGATGTACTTCAAAGGGAAGTTCATCTCCGACGACGTCGACCTCTCCCCCAAAGAAATCGGCGCGCTGATGGTCAAACTCTCCGACTCGGCGTCCGATCTCGAGATCGAGAAGTGGTCGTACACGAGCGCGACGACGTGGCGAGTCGAGCCCGCCTGA
- a CDS encoding site-2 protease family protein: MDDGDRPGIEESRASDAVPAAGPSLERIESMFTVYESTVEDETLIYYGDPRVQPEQIVQELWPVFREEGYDLRVGTRYGEYVLVAEPTTVGIDGIPWTNVLLLALTIVSTLFAGSMWYHIDPIANPEEMWRAWPFTVAILGVLGVHEMGHYLLSRYHQVDASLPYFIPIPTLIGTMGAVIKMKGRMPDRKALFDIGVAGPLAGLVATIAVTIVGLHLPPVTAPETVVQDPDAVQIQLGYPPLLELLAAAFDQPLYRDDPATAINPVVVGGWVGMFVTFLNLIPVGQLDGGHILRAMAGRSQETIAALVPGALFGLAAYLYYVADYGLNSVLIWGVWGLFAAVLASVGPAHPVDDEKLGTGRFVLGVVTFALGLLCFMQVPIVIVE; the protein is encoded by the coding sequence ATGGACGACGGCGACCGTCCCGGAATCGAAGAGTCGAGGGCAAGCGACGCGGTTCCAGCGGCAGGACCGTCCCTCGAGCGGATCGAGTCGATGTTCACCGTCTACGAGAGCACAGTCGAAGACGAGACGCTCATCTACTACGGCGATCCCCGCGTACAGCCCGAACAGATCGTTCAGGAGTTGTGGCCCGTCTTCCGCGAGGAAGGGTACGACCTCAGGGTCGGGACCCGGTACGGAGAGTACGTTCTCGTCGCCGAACCGACGACCGTCGGCATCGACGGGATTCCCTGGACGAACGTCCTGTTGCTCGCGTTGACGATCGTCTCGACTCTGTTTGCCGGATCGATGTGGTATCACATCGATCCGATCGCCAATCCCGAAGAGATGTGGCGCGCCTGGCCGTTTACTGTCGCGATACTCGGCGTTCTCGGCGTCCACGAGATGGGCCACTACCTGCTGAGCCGGTACCACCAGGTCGACGCTTCGCTACCATATTTTATCCCGATACCGACGCTGATCGGGACGATGGGCGCGGTAATAAAGATGAAAGGGCGGATGCCCGACCGGAAGGCGCTTTTCGACATCGGCGTCGCCGGCCCACTGGCCGGACTCGTGGCCACGATCGCCGTCACGATCGTCGGACTCCACCTTCCGCCGGTCACGGCCCCGGAGACCGTGGTCCAGGACCCCGACGCGGTCCAGATCCAGCTTGGATATCCACCGTTGCTCGAGTTGCTCGCGGCAGCGTTCGACCAGCCACTGTATCGCGACGATCCGGCCACGGCGATCAATCCGGTGGTGGTCGGCGGCTGGGTTGGGATGTTCGTCACCTTCCTCAACCTGATCCCCGTCGGCCAGTTAGACGGCGGTCACATTCTGCGAGCGATGGCCGGACGGTCCCAGGAGACGATCGCCGCGCTGGTGCCGGGCGCGCTGTTCGGACTCGCCGCCTACCTCTATTACGTGGCAGACTACGGGCTGAACTCGGTGCTCATCTGGGGTGTCTGGGGACTGTTCGCTGCGGTGCTGGCGTCGGTCGGGCCCGCACACCCGGTCGACGACGAGAAACTCGGCACCGGCCGGTTCGTCCTCGGCGTCGTCACGTTCGCGCTCGGCCTGCTGTGTTTCATGCAGGTGCCGATCGTGATCGTCGAGTAA
- the thiL gene encoding thiamine-phosphate kinase: MDERGALALLETELEAVGDDAAVIDSLVVTTDMLHDRTDFPDGTARYTAGWRSVGASLSDVAAMGAEATAAVAAYAAPTFDREELLEFVRGASDVCEIVGAEYVGGDLDEHQEFTVTTTAIGSADETVARSGARPGDLVCVTGTLGDSAAGLELFQRAADGGPNADAVLERANDLFQFQPRVAAGRALAPHATAMMDSSDGLARSLHQLAAASDCGFAIESDEIPIDDTLLEVAADDAKALELATTFGEDFELVATVPSESLEAVRDATDVPLSIVGTVLECNDGITLDGETLADAGYTHG, from the coding sequence ATGGACGAACGCGGGGCACTGGCGCTACTGGAGACGGAACTCGAGGCCGTCGGAGACGACGCGGCCGTAATCGACAGCCTCGTCGTGACGACGGACATGCTCCACGATCGGACGGATTTTCCCGACGGAACGGCCAGGTATACGGCCGGCTGGCGGTCCGTCGGCGCGTCGCTGTCGGACGTCGCGGCGATGGGTGCCGAGGCGACGGCCGCGGTCGCCGCCTACGCCGCACCCACGTTCGACCGCGAGGAACTGCTCGAGTTCGTTCGTGGCGCGAGCGACGTCTGCGAGATTGTCGGTGCCGAATACGTCGGCGGTGACCTGGACGAACATCAGGAATTTACCGTCACGACGACGGCGATCGGCAGCGCAGACGAAACCGTCGCCCGCAGCGGTGCACGTCCCGGCGACCTCGTTTGCGTGACGGGAACGCTCGGAGACAGCGCGGCTGGACTCGAGTTGTTCCAGCGCGCGGCCGACGGGGGGCCGAACGCGGACGCAGTTCTGGAACGCGCAAACGACCTCTTCCAGTTCCAGCCACGGGTCGCTGCCGGTCGAGCACTTGCCCCCCACGCGACCGCCATGATGGACTCGAGCGACGGCCTCGCCCGCTCGCTTCACCAGCTCGCAGCGGCGAGCGACTGCGGGTTCGCGATCGAGTCCGACGAGATTCCGATCGACGACACTCTCCTCGAGGTCGCGGCCGACGACGCCAAGGCACTCGAACTCGCAACGACGTTCGGCGAGGACTTCGAACTCGTCGCGACAGTCCCATCGGAGTCACTCGAAGCAGTCCGTGACGCGACGGACGTTCCACTCTCGATCGTCGGGACCGTCCTCGAGTGTAACGACGGGATCACGCTCGACGGTGAGACACTCGCGGACGCTGGGTACACACACGGTTGA
- a CDS encoding 30S ribosomal protein S19e, giving the protein MATMYDVPADDLIEALAEDLEERLDEPDWAQFAKTGPDRELPPEQDDFWATRAASLLRKVADRGPVGVERLATEYGGAKDGSNRYRVAPAHRSDGSRNMIRTILQQLEEEGFVETAEGEGRRVTPDGQSLLDETAGDVLEELDRPELERYA; this is encoded by the coding sequence ATGGCTACGATGTACGACGTTCCGGCGGACGACCTCATCGAGGCGCTCGCCGAGGACCTCGAGGAACGGCTCGACGAACCCGACTGGGCGCAGTTCGCCAAGACCGGCCCCGATCGCGAACTCCCGCCCGAACAGGATGACTTCTGGGCGACTCGCGCTGCGAGTCTCCTCCGTAAAGTCGCCGACCGCGGCCCCGTGGGCGTCGAACGACTCGCGACCGAGTACGGTGGGGCAAAAGACGGCTCTAACCGCTACCGTGTCGCGCCCGCCCACCGTTCGGACGGCTCCCGGAACATGATCCGAACGATCCTCCAGCAACTCGAGGAAGAAGGATTCGTCGAAACTGCCGAGGGCGAAGGACGACGCGTCACACCTGACGGACAGAGTCTGCTCGACGAGACGGCTGGCGACGTGCTCGAAGAGCTCGACCGACCGGAACTCGAACGCTACGCGTAG
- a CDS encoding DNA-binding protein has protein sequence MSERPDEEKLEELRQKKMEQLQERAEGQDADGQEAAKQQAEAQKKAVLRKHLTDDARKRLNTVKMSKPQFGEQVERQVISLARSGRIQGKIDDDKMKQLLKELKPDSKSFDIQRR, from the coding sequence ATGAGTGAACGCCCGGACGAGGAGAAACTCGAGGAGTTGCGACAGAAGAAGATGGAGCAGTTGCAGGAACGCGCCGAGGGCCAAGACGCCGACGGTCAGGAGGCAGCCAAACAGCAGGCCGAAGCCCAGAAGAAGGCGGTTCTCCGCAAGCACCTGACCGACGACGCCCGAAAACGCCTCAACACGGTCAAGATGAGCAAGCCCCAGTTTGGCGAACAGGTCGAACGACAGGTCATCTCGCTGGCCCGTAGCGGGCGCATCCAGGGCAAGATCGACGACGACAAGATGAAACAGCTCCTCAAAGAGCTGAAGCCGGACTCGAAGAGCTTCGACATCCAGCGACGGTAG
- a CDS encoding alpha hydrolase, translated as MELGLLYSGGKDSTLAALLLEDFYDVTLLTAHFGVSDDWKHARETADDIGFAFERLELDAEVADEAVERIKGDGFPRNGIQHVHQHALEELAAAGFDAIADGTRRDDRVPTVSRAQAQSLEDRHGVDYIAPLSGFGRNAVDRLVEAQLEVVVGPSEEINRADYEAELRAIISEEDGRDAVRDVFPDHEQTYVTGIR; from the coding sequence ATGGAACTGGGATTGCTCTACAGCGGCGGCAAAGATTCGACGCTCGCGGCGCTTCTCCTCGAGGACTTCTACGACGTGACGCTGTTGACCGCACACTTCGGGGTTAGCGACGACTGGAAACACGCCCGCGAGACGGCCGACGACATCGGGTTCGCGTTCGAACGGCTGGAACTCGACGCCGAAGTCGCCGACGAGGCCGTCGAGCGGATCAAGGGGGATGGCTTCCCCAGGAACGGCATTCAGCACGTCCACCAGCATGCCCTCGAGGAACTCGCGGCTGCCGGCTTCGATGCTATCGCGGACGGTACCCGTCGCGACGACCGCGTGCCGACGGTTTCGCGGGCCCAAGCCCAGAGTCTCGAGGATCGACACGGCGTCGACTACATCGCTCCACTCTCGGGGTTCGGCCGGAACGCAGTCGATCGACTCGTCGAGGCCCAGCTAGAGGTGGTTGTCGGCCCGAGCGAGGAGATAAACCGAGCCGATTACGAAGCCGAGCTTCGGGCGATCATCAGCGAAGAGGACGGGCGTGACGCTGTTCGAGACGTGTTTCCGGACCACGAGCAGACGTACGTAACCGGCATCCGGTAG